A region of Thiofilum sp. DNA encodes the following proteins:
- a CDS encoding DUF533 domain-containing protein, whose amino-acid sequence MDAVKILGSLLSSGVLSNGSGSNVLGNLLGAALGGNQQARGMIGMLGSLLGGSNQSAGGIGGLLGSLLGGAQQRPQTQGGGVGDLLGSLLGGAQQRPQAQGGGVGDLLGSLLGGAQQRPQAQGGGVGDLLGGLLGGNKAAAPAGTPDLGSLLGGAMSKYLGTQSADPKLAELTDSFLPPQAVNQQALQDQATLLIRTMINAAKADGKVDAQEQERILAKVGTLDAEEAAFIRSEFQAPLNVNAFIQSVPAGMEQQIYTVSLMAIDLDTKQEAQYLMQLAQGLRLNPQLCNQIHEQVGAPKLYA is encoded by the coding sequence ATGGATGCAGTCAAAATTTTAGGTAGCTTATTAAGCAGTGGGGTACTGTCTAATGGCTCTGGTAGCAACGTATTAGGTAATTTGCTGGGTGCTGCTTTAGGTGGAAATCAGCAAGCTAGAGGTATGATTGGCATGTTAGGCAGTCTGTTGGGCGGCAGCAATCAATCAGCAGGCGGCATAGGCGGATTATTGGGTAGTTTGCTCGGCGGTGCTCAACAGCGTCCGCAAACTCAAGGCGGTGGTGTAGGTGATTTACTAGGTAGTTTGCTCGGTGGTGCTCAACAACGTCCTCAAGCTCAAGGCGGTGGTGTGGGTGATTTATTAGGTAGTTTACTCGGTGGTGCTCAGCAGCGCCCTCAAGCCCAAGGTGGTGGCGTGGGTGACTTATTAGGCGGGCTGTTAGGTGGCAATAAAGCCGCTGCACCTGCTGGAACTCCTGATCTGGGCAGCTTACTAGGTGGAGCTATGTCTAAATACTTAGGCACTCAAAGCGCGGATCCTAAGCTGGCTGAATTAACCGATAGCTTCCTACCTCCTCAAGCCGTTAATCAACAAGCCCTACAAGATCAAGCAACACTGTTAATACGCACTATGATCAATGCTGCTAAAGCTGATGGCAAAGTCGATGCACAAGAACAAGAGCGTATTTTAGCCAAGGTGGGCACATTAGATGCAGAAGAAGCGGCGTTTATTCGCAGCGAATTTCAAGCACCTTTAAATGTGAACGCCTTTATTCAAAGCGTTCCCGCTGGTATGGAGCAGCAAATTTATACCGTATCTTTGATGGCGATTGATTTAGATACGAAACAAGAAGCGCAGTACTTAATGCAACTCGCTCAAGGCTTACGTTTAAATCCCCAACTTTGCAATCAGATTCACGAGCAAGTGGGTGCTCCTAAACTGTATGCTTAA
- a CDS encoding outer membrane protein transport protein translates to MKYIWHFGTAFVLSTLSATVQSAGFALANQSGSGTGNAYAGVNATAEDASVVWYNPAAMTELPAGTHTAIAGHIVAPKAKFTNNGSTTPAGGVLTGKDDDGGNTGVIPNAYLVKGKGNKWRFGVGINAPFGLGTKYDDDWVGRYHSLESNIQTINFNPSVAYKVNDKFSVGAGISVQKMEVELKSALDLSALGRPDGKISIEGDNVETGYNLGVLLKPTAKTRIGASYRSSMKHKLEGDATFSNVPALVSLANGEVTAEAKLPAHFSLSVAHQINNRLELLADVTRTRWSSFNKLQVIRTSNNTDITNLPQNWKDASRYSIGANYQYNDRLKLKAGIAYDETPVPNAEFRSPRTPDSNRTWLSFGANYKPRKNFSVDVGYTHIFTKKTPIENKSSRNHVLKGDYDSSVDIISTQLNWTF, encoded by the coding sequence ATGAAATACATATGGCATTTTGGTACTGCCTTCGTCCTAAGTACACTCAGCGCCACCGTTCAATCTGCGGGTTTTGCTCTCGCTAATCAGTCAGGTTCTGGCACAGGTAATGCTTATGCGGGTGTTAACGCCACCGCAGAGGATGCGTCGGTAGTCTGGTATAACCCTGCGGCTATGACCGAGTTACCGGCTGGTACTCATACCGCTATCGCAGGTCACATAGTCGCCCCCAAAGCTAAGTTCACTAATAATGGTTCTACTACTCCAGCAGGTGGTGTTCTAACCGGAAAAGATGATGATGGTGGTAATACAGGTGTTATTCCTAATGCTTATTTAGTGAAGGGAAAAGGCAATAAGTGGCGCTTTGGTGTCGGTATCAATGCCCCCTTTGGTTTAGGAACCAAATATGATGATGATTGGGTAGGACGCTATCACTCGCTAGAATCTAATATTCAAACCATTAATTTCAATCCCTCAGTAGCTTATAAGGTCAATGATAAATTTAGTGTGGGCGCAGGTATTAGTGTCCAGAAAATGGAAGTTGAGCTTAAAAGTGCTCTAGATTTATCTGCCTTAGGTCGACCAGATGGTAAAATTAGCATTGAAGGGGATAATGTTGAAACGGGTTATAATCTAGGTGTTTTGTTAAAACCCACTGCCAAAACCCGCATTGGGGCTAGTTACCGTTCCAGTATGAAACATAAACTGGAAGGAGATGCAACATTTTCTAATGTGCCTGCATTGGTAAGTTTAGCTAATGGCGAAGTTACGGCTGAAGCTAAGTTACCCGCTCATTTTTCATTATCGGTAGCGCATCAAATTAATAACCGTTTAGAGTTATTGGCGGATGTTACTCGAACCCGCTGGAGCAGTTTTAATAAATTACAAGTGATTCGCACCAGTAATAATACAGACATAACGAATCTACCACAAAACTGGAAAGATGCTAGTCGTTATTCAATCGGGGCTAATTATCAATATAATGACCGCTTGAAACTAAAAGCAGGTATTGCTTATGATGAAACTCCTGTACCTAATGCTGAGTTTCGTAGTCCACGTACTCCTGATTCTAACCGTACTTGGTTAAGCTTCGGTGCCAATTATAAACCCCGTAAAAACTTTAGTGTTGACGTGGGCTACACCCACATATTTACCAAAAAGACACCTATTGAAAATAAGTCGAGCAGAAATCATGTCCTAAAGGGTGATTATGATTCCAGTGTGGATATTATCAGTACGCAATTAAACTGGACATTCTAA
- a CDS encoding lipase, with the protein MIRQSFHRLALVSSIVIIALTGCGGGSDDSSGSAEHSATTSIVFDLSTGQIPTTNDLLFSGSTDGTLNFPINPDDPSAVLRTMLNTLDGFSLTMPITSAFNVAPKASSIVLGQSVRVFEVTKTGGLVASVVRELTSTELVATLDSAGTTLALVPIKPLKESTSYLVVLTSGIKDQEDRSVATTTSYAALKSGSAFTDPTTETLRLLVNAQETAAASKGVAKDSIILSWSFTTQSVTPVLNAVKVQATAKPLQVQAIPFATAKTNVHAGALQVPYYLDRAAPMTAYWKGAGDSFLTRYNPTPSATSTQTIPVMLTTPSAASGKTMPTAGWPVVIYQHGITSNRASVLRIADTLASQGFATIAVDLPLHGIDLGEGMDALRTSFERTFDLDLVNNTTGAAGADGVIDESGEHFINLSVPLVSRDNIRQGISDLLVLRNSLDGLQSAQGVKLDASKVSYVGISLGSIVGTGYLATEERSTPALLSVPGGGIARLLDGSPTFGPEIRAGLASKGIVAGTAAYDSFMFATQFMIDSADPINLGAKAAQQHPVLLHEVLGEAVIPNSVTGHPLAGTEPLIRTMGLISVSTSTNNVDGAVRFTAGEHASLLTTNASLEATTEMQRQMAAFIASQGTQIVVTDTTVVKQ; encoded by the coding sequence ATGATTAGACAGTCTTTTCATCGGTTAGCGTTAGTTAGTTCAATAGTAATAATAGCCCTTACAGGTTGTGGTGGTGGCTCAGATGATTCTAGTGGTAGTGCTGAACATAGTGCTACAACAAGCATAGTATTTGATCTAAGTACTGGACAAATACCAACTACCAATGACTTATTATTTAGTGGTAGTACAGATGGAACTTTAAATTTCCCTATTAATCCTGATGATCCTAGTGCAGTGCTGAGAACAATGCTGAACACATTAGATGGGTTTAGTTTAACTATGCCGATCACGAGTGCTTTTAATGTAGCACCTAAAGCATCATCCATTGTCCTAGGACAATCAGTACGTGTCTTTGAGGTTACTAAAACTGGCGGGTTAGTGGCGAGTGTCGTGCGTGAACTAACCAGTACCGAGTTAGTGGCGACATTAGATAGTGCGGGCACAACTTTAGCGCTGGTTCCTATTAAGCCCTTAAAAGAAAGTACCAGTTATCTAGTCGTGTTAACCTCCGGTATTAAAGACCAAGAAGATAGATCAGTTGCGACTACAACCTCTTATGCGGCTTTAAAATCAGGTTCTGCTTTTACTGATCCTACTACAGAAACACTACGTCTACTGGTTAACGCTCAAGAAACAGCAGCAGCTAGTAAGGGAGTAGCGAAGGATTCCATTATTTTAAGTTGGTCTTTTACCACTCAATCTGTGACTCCTGTTTTAAATGCAGTCAAAGTACAAGCAACCGCTAAACCTTTACAGGTTCAGGCTATTCCCTTTGCCACGGCTAAAACAAATGTGCATGCAGGCGCATTACAAGTACCTTATTATTTAGATCGTGCGGCTCCTATGACTGCGTATTGGAAAGGTGCAGGTGATAGTTTCTTAACACGCTATAATCCTACTCCTAGTGCCACCAGCACCCAAACTATTCCCGTAATGCTAACTACCCCTAGCGCTGCTTCCGGCAAAACAATGCCCACAGCAGGTTGGCCTGTAGTGATTTATCAGCATGGTATTACCTCGAATCGTGCTTCAGTATTGCGCATTGCCGATACATTAGCCTCACAAGGGTTTGCGACTATTGCGGTTGATCTACCCTTACATGGTATTGATTTGGGTGAGGGGATGGATGCGTTACGTACCAGTTTTGAACGTACTTTTGACCTAGATCTGGTTAATAATACTACTGGAGCAGCGGGAGCTGATGGGGTGATTGATGAGTCAGGTGAGCATTTCATTAATCTCTCAGTGCCATTAGTCTCACGGGATAATATTCGTCAAGGTATCTCCGATTTATTGGTATTGCGCAATAGTCTAGATGGATTACAGAGTGCTCAAGGAGTGAAACTGGATGCCAGTAAAGTCAGCTATGTGGGAATTTCATTAGGCTCGATTGTAGGCACTGGTTATCTAGCCACAGAAGAGCGCTCAACGCCTGCTTTATTGTCTGTGCCTGGTGGTGGTATTGCGCGTTTATTGGATGGATCGCCTACTTTTGGTCCAGAAATTCGAGCAGGCTTAGCTTCCAAAGGCATTGTTGCGGGTACTGCGGCTTATGACAGCTTTATGTTCGCTACGCAATTTATGATTGATTCTGCTGATCCGATTAATTTGGGTGCTAAAGCAGCACAGCAACATCCTGTTTTACTGCATGAGGTACTAGGAGAAGCTGTTATTCCTAATAGCGTCACTGGTCATCCACTAGCGGGCACTGAGCCGCTGATTCGTACTATGGGCTTAATCAGCGTTAGTACTTCAACCAATAATGTTGATGGTGCAGTACGCTTTACTGCTGGCGAGCATGCCTCTTTATTAACAACTAATGCAAGCTTAGAGGCTACTACTGAAATGCAACGCCAAATGGCTGCTTTCATAGCTAGCCAAGGTACGCAAATTGTAGTGACTGATACGACGGTAGTGAAACAATAA